A single region of the Schizosaccharomyces osmophilus chromosome 3, complete sequence genome encodes:
- the gcs2 gene encoding glutamate-cysteine ligase regulatory subunit Gcs2: MGCSDVKQFLLCTGDVTKNLKSGIWNASRSVSNLELIKALENGSLQELNNAGDMVDAHTKIFVAPNDPLQHLDGKADDYEIIVKLFFLDGKNDSLDGRRGTTDQVFLYLNQLLGINNVSTLVASFPHVVFSKEGLKVTPDSRVYSSIDEVPEEEIQSWIDTWKILEGKVRQGKVGTLGISEFGVPELEKLIPNVEISPESTQINNGGECKLPLDLAKYAEQKRLKIFFHSDPPIFIDENEITEAIRHACPNLPARAHADWVVRYTILSRKTSVIHRKGYFVKASFM, translated from the exons ATGGGATGTTCAGACGTCaagcaatttcttttatgcACTGGAGATGTGACTAAGAATTTAAAGTCGGGAATTTGGAACGCTTCTCGTTCGGTATCAAATCTAGAG TTGATCAAGGCATTGGAAAATGGCAGCTTACAAGAACTTAATAACGCTGGAGACATGGTAGACGCTCACACTAAAATTTTTGTTGCTCCAAATGATCCCCTTCAACATCTGGATGGGAAAGCCGATGACTATGAAATAATTG TGAAGctgttctttttggatgGAAAAAATGATAGTCTTGACGGCAGACGTGGGACCACTGATCAAGTATTCTTGTATTTAAATCAGTTGCTAGGGATCAACAATGTTTCGACACTGgttgcttcttttcccCATGTAGTATTTTCGAAAGAAGGGTTAAAGGTTACTCCGGATTCGCGAGTATATTCTTCCATAGACGAGGTTCCTGAAGAAGAGATTCAATCTTGGATCGATACTTGGAAAATCCTGGAAGGAAAAGTCCGTCAGGGAAAAGTAGGGACTTTAGGTATCAGTGAATTTGGTGTCCCAGAGTTGGAGAAACTGATTCCTAATGTAGAGATCTCACCCGAATCTACTCAAATCAATAATGGAGGTGAATGTAAGCTTCCCTTGGACTTGGCAAAGTACGCGGAACAGAAGCgtttaaaaattttctttcattctgATCCCCCAATATTCATtgatgaaaacgaaatcaCGGAAGCCATACGCCATGCCTGTCCTAATTTACCAGCACGGGCTCATGCGGATTGGGTTGTACGATATACAATTCTCTCTAGAAAAACATCCGTCATTCACAGAAAAGG tTACTTCGTGAAAGCAAGTTTTATGTGA
- the gpi8 gene encoding pig-K: MHRLLFLLFLCLLILATGAESSHTNNWAVLISTSRFWFNYRHAANVLGIYRSVKRLGIPDSQIILMIADDYACNSRNLFPGTVFDNADRDMDLYGEDIEIDYKGYEVTVEAFVRLLTERVSENTPASKRLLTNEHSNILIYMTGHGGDGFIKFQDADELSSEDFADALEQMHQHKRYNEILFMVDTCQANSLYKKIYSPNIVSIGSSEIGTSSYSHHADPDIGVAVIDRFTFSTLEFLENRVDIKSKLTIQELVDSYDPGAIRSTPGVESTYSQKGLDEVLITDFFGNVRDIELHQGPTKWILPDEQNDTLSSYTDSSLVTQSPPNLTKPVNGKNRGKSVPLRLHNYSFSDICSTSLFLFILILPFCLQIVSKKRR; the protein is encoded by the coding sequence atgCATCGTTtactctttcttcttttcttatgTCTCTTGATTCTTGCAACAGGAGCCGAAAGCTCTCACACGAATAACTGGGCAGTTTTAATATCTACATCtcgtttttggtttaattATAGGCACGCTGCTAATGTTTTGGGGATCTACCGTTCAGTGAAACGGCTGGGAATTCCAGACAGTCAAATTATTCTCATGATTGCAGATGATTATGCCTGCAATTCTCGAAATCTTTTTCCGGGAACCGTTTTCGATAACGCTGATCGTGATATGGACCTATATGGAGAAGATATAGAAATTGATTACAAGGGTTATGAGGTGACTGTGGAGGCATTTGTTCGTTTATTAACTGAACGTGTATCTGAAAATACACCAGCTAGCAAGCGACTCCTGACCAATGAGCATTCCAATATATTAATTTATATGACAGGACATGGTGGTGATGGATTTATAAAGTTTCAAGATGCTGATGAGCTCAGTTCTGAAGATTTTGCTGATGCCTTGGAGCAAATGCACCAACACAAGCGATATAATGAAATTCTATTTATGGTTGATACTTGTCAGGCAAACTCTCTGTATAAGAAGATTTACTCACCAAACATTGTTTCCATTGGTAGCAGTGAAATTGGTACTTCGTCTTACTCCCATCACGCAGACCCAGACATTGGTGTAGCAGTGATTGACCgttttacattttcaacTTTGGAGTTTTTGGAGAATCGTGTGGATATCAAAAGTAAATTGACCATTCAAGAATTAGTTGACTCTTACGATCCCGGAGCGATTCGATCTACTCCTGGGGTCGAGTCCACGTATTCGCAAAAAGGCTTGGACGAAGTTTTGATTACGGACTTCTTTGGGAATGTCCGTGATATAGAACTTCACCAGGGACCTACGAAATGGATTTTACCTGATGAACAAAATGACACTTTGTCTAGCTACACAGATTCATCCTTAGTTACACAGTCCCCTCCTAATCTGACAAAACCGGTCAATGGAAAAAACAGAGGGAAGAGTGTTCCTTTACGTTTACATAATTACTCATTTTCAGATATCTGTTCAACAAgtctctttttgtttattttgataCTCCCCTTTTGCTTGCAAATTGTTTCTAAAAAGAGACGGTGA
- the cbl1 gene encoding cystathionine beta-lyase Cbl1: MTITMDFNSKYSLETELLRVEGNQDQFNASSVPIYQSATFRQHRLDEMGKFDYTRSGNPTRTALQVHLAKLMKAKHCFVTSNGMSALDMILKTCKTGSHIVAGDDLYGGSDRLLNLNIANYGFHVSNVDTRDLAAFEAALRPDTALVLVESPTNPLIKVCDARAIVRIVREKAKNAVLVMDNTMLSPILCNPLDFGYDIVYESATKFLSGHHDIMGGAIATRSDELAKSVFFNINACGAGLAPFESFLLLRGIKTMGIRVERAQQNAIELAKFLKSKGLSVNFPGLDPNCKSTAIFNSFARGPGAVMSVHTGSVDFSKTIVESTQLFEISVSFGSVESLISMPAYMSHASIKKEVRDQRGLPEDLIRISVGIENVEDLKADLENAINIAKLQKL; encoded by the coding sequence ATGACAATCACTATGGATTTCAATTCTAAATACTCCCTCGAGACCGAGTTGCTTCGCGTTGAAGGCAACCAAGATCAATTCAATGCTTCTTCGGTCCCTATTTACCAATCTGCTACTTTTAGGCAGCATAGGTTAGACGAAATGGGAAAGTTTGATTATACTCGTTCTGGTAATCCCACCCGTACAGCCCTCCAAGTTCACTTGGCTAAGCTTATGAAGGCTAAGCACTGCTTTGTCACTAGCAATGGCATGTCTGCCTTGGACATGATTCTTAAAACCTGCAAGACCGGATCTCACATCGTCGCTGGTGATGACCTTTACGGTGGCTCTGATCGTTTGCTCAACCTCAACATTGCTAATTATGGATTTCATGTTTCCAATGTGGATACTAGGGATCTCGCTGCTTTTGAGGCTGCTTTGAGACCCGACACTGCTCTCGTTTTAGTTGAAAGTCCAACAAATCCTCTCATCAAAGTTTGCGATGCTCGTGCCATCGTCAGAATCGTCCGtgaaaaggcaaaaaatGCCGTGTTGGTAATGGATAATACTATGCTTTCTCCCATCCTTTGCAATCCCTTAGATTTTGGTTATGATATTGTTTATGAGTCTGCTACAAAGTTTCTTTCCGGGCATCACGATATAATGGGAGGCGCTATTGCAACTAGAAGTGATGAATTGGCTAAAtctgttttcttcaacatcaATGCTTGTGGTGCTGGTTTGGCTCCATTTGAAAGTTTCCTTCTACTCCGTGGTATCAAAACCATGGGTATTAGAGTCGAACGCGCTCAGCAAAACGCCATCGAACTTgccaaatttttgaaatcaaAGGGTCTATCTGTCAACTTCCCTGGTTTGGACCCTAACTGTAAGTCTACTGCTatctttaattcttttgcCCGTGGACCAGGAGCCGTTATGTCTGTCCATACTGGCAGCGTTGACTTTTCGAAAACTATTGTTGAGAGTACTCagctttttgaaatctCCGTATCATTCGGTTCCGTTGAGTCTTTAATTAGTATGCCTGCTTACATGAGTCACGCTTCCATTAAAAAGGAGGTGCGTGATCAACGCGGTTTACCTGAAGATTTGATCCGTATCAGCGTCGGTATCGAAAATGTTGAGGATTTGAAAGCCGATCTAGAAAATGCTATCAACATAGCCAAACTCCAGAAACTCTAA
- a CDS encoding peroxin Pex28/29, whose product MQNELNPLLLSQNSIRFATRVAIFFIIRDELMEAITWKHPVKSVCLGLTITLLYLHPVSFSAILTLIFITMMPISLTHDVTTNLRDLQNFMASYSSSYDQLVHFRQNYYHYISPSAISSVLVISLIIFPLLALLRISIDRYLPVGLWIVLIALHPQFRSSFSQWYSTRKDTLSSLQLRNEVAQVWRHVVEKEGQITTFYSPSPKVTEPPLVPSLELIDPPVNYSWAPDSSWTFHSPNEFRRFVYWNPQPVKLKRTSSVRTS is encoded by the coding sequence ATGCAGAATGAGTTGAATCctcttttactttctcAAAATTCCATTCGGTTCGCTACCAGAGTtgctattttcttcatcattcGTGATGAACTCATGGAAGCAATTACCTGGAAACATCCTGTGAAATCCGTGTGTTTAGGACTAACAATTACTCTTCTCTATTTGCATCCTGTCTCATTTAGTGCAATTTTAacattgatttttattacAATGATGCCCATCAGCCTTACTCATGATGTGACAACCAATTTGCGCGATTTGCAAAACTTTATGGCTTCTTATAGTTCCTCTTATGATCAATTGGTGCATTTCCGTCAAAATTATTACCATTATATCTCCCCATCCGCAATCTCTTCCGTGCTtgtaatttctttaatcATCTTCCCTTTACTTGCCCTTTTGAGGATTTCCATTGACCGTTATCTACCAGTTGGGCTCTGGATTGTGCTCATCGCCTTGCATCCTCAGTTTCGAAGCTCTTTCTCCCAATGGTATTCCACGAGAAAAGACACACTTTCTTCATTACAGCTCCGAAACGAAGTCGCTCAAGTTTGGAGACATGTagtggaaaaagaaggtcAAATCACCACTTTTTATTCCCCTTCTCCGAAAGTAACCGAACCTCCACTTGTCCCTTCCCTCGAACTCATAGATCCTCCTGTTAATTATAGCTGGGCTCCCGATAGTTCCTGGACATTCCATTCTCCCAACGAATTTCGTCGGTTCGTTTACTGGAATCCACAACCTGTCAAGCTCAAACGTACCTCATCTGTACGAACTAGTTAA
- the ppr6 gene encoding mitochondrial PPR repeat protein Ppr6 produces the protein MRMLRFLYTNLKFEALSPLTLVRRLHVRSFEELLHNADDQKFKSAVTGPIQTFLRPLTPSLYLLNYLKLRNNNSLNELKPVEFQLILRSFKLFDSGNRLTEREKKTTVKILDLLLHDANELGIQLNIGDFTHILRIAMYIGHEPIADKVITTVKKNEIHPTLNYLNCVLGNYGGSRWSLNKFSSPAWKGSPTQEPVSTAMLEAVDVDFPRNGFAPNSTTYDYLIVGLARDGKIEEIRDLLKRVWGIGQGKSGECLIDRNHSSYPTSHTVLSVASAFGFLGDIPAAVDLCKELSETYKIRFSELAWCYIIYWSTAAPQFKSAAGITNNSYPDIYSRMYYLLNRDRVPYQKIYQKVIAFYKKKKKTGLVERVCQRWMKHLLHSQKLLSAKENERQKEMLIQEISFIINSKKEGNPSSQNRIRVKWMKLLHQLQFFLKS, from the coding sequence ATGCGAATGTTAAGATTTCTTTATacaaatttaaaatttgaAGCATTATCCCCTTTAACTTTGGTCCGACGTTTACATGTCCGTTCTTTTGAGGAACTGTTGCATAATGCAGATGACCAAAAGTTCAAGTCTGCTGTTACAGGTCCTATACAAACCTTTCTTCGGCCATTGACTCCTTCATTATATCTTTTGAATTACCTAAAACTTCGTAATAACAATAGTCTTAATGAGTTGAAGCCTGTCGAGTTTCAGCTGATTCTTCGTTCGTTTAAGCTATTCGACAGTGGGAATAGATTGactgaaagagaaaaaaaaaccacTGTAAAGATACTAGACTTACTTCTTCACGATGCTAATGAACTGGGAATACAACTTAACATTGGAGATTTTACCCATATTCTACGAATTGCTATGTATATTGGACACGAGCCCATCGCTGATAAAGTGATCACAACCgtgaaaaagaacgaaataCACCCAACTTTGAATTATTTGAATTGTGTCTTGGGAAATTATGGAGGGTCCAGATGGTCATTGAATAAATTTAGTAGTCCCGCCTGGAAGGGAAGCCCTACCCAAGAGCCAGTATCGACTGCAATGCTAGAAGCAGTAGATGTCGATTTTCCAAGAAACGGGTTCGCTCCGAATTCCACAACTTATGACTATCTTATTGTCGGACTAGCAAGAGATGGAAAAATTGAGGAAATCCGCGATCTACTCAAAAGGGTTTGGGGTATAGGTCAAGGGAAATCAGGAGAGTGTTTGATTGATAGAAATCATTCCTCATACCCTACTTCGCATACTGTCCTTTCGGTCGCCAGTGCTTTTGGATTCCTTGGTGATATACCAGCTGCCGTTGATTTATGCAAGGAACTATCAGAAACTTACAAGATCCGTTTTTCTGAATTAGCATGGTGCTACATAATTTATTGGTCGACGGCTGCTCCCCAATTTAAATCTGCAGCCGGTATTACCAACAATAGCTATCCAGATATATATTCTCGAATGTATTATCTATTAAACAGAGATCGAGTTCCTTATCAGAAGATATACCAAAAGGTTATTgcattttataaaaagaaaaaaaagacggGTTTAGTAGAAAGAGTTTGTCAGAGATGGATGAAGCATTTGCTGCATTCTCAAAAATTATTGTCggcaaaagaaaatgagaGACAGAAGGAGATGCTAATTCAAGagatttctttcataataaatagcaaaaaagaaggtaaTCCTTCAAGTCAGAATCGGATACGCGTTAAATGGATGAAGTTGTTGCATCAGTTACAGTTTTTTCTGAAGTCTTAA
- the jnm1 gene encoding dynactin complex subunit, dynamitin Jnm1, with protein MHHTSEFTEPSDASETNRNVCDDYQSSELKGIIQTEYSVEECMQAIQNARKPKPMTVHKNDDRSSSTYEAFHVPDESYYIRLTRIRRELQDLWDEAGSTREKQEVDSLSNFLDKLWMKRMSSVQKSYSADPASNTDPNSSLGTCELCRQPLVDFLPKKERSQSVEAAIPLKMGDLESRISTLEGFVGDAEEPLSMTIESCLQKLQAFEKDPLLYENKISTWDKIQKRLPKAGNNDHKHDGDEGNPSSLSNLAPTGLLDEKEYNLVSELLFVHLQDAEKYQTLVPALLKRLKSLHCLHLETAETMNRWKNLESLLGSTTHSLNQWTQLLKHLETSSFPEQSMNEIQTISKRISDLEEFCK; from the exons ATGCATCATACTTCTGAATTCACTGAGCCCTCTGACGCGTCGGAAACTAATCGA AATGTTTGTGATGATTATCAATCCAGTGAACTAAAAGGAATTATTCAAACGGAATACTCCGTCGAAGAATGCATGCAAGCTATCCAAAATGcaaggaaaccaaaaccTATGACAGTCCACAAGAATGACGATCGATCCTCTTCTACATATGAAGCTTTTCATGTTCCTGATGAATCTTATTACATTCGCCTGACTCGGATTCGACGCGAATTGCAGGATTTATGGGATGAAGCAGGATCTACTcgagaaaagcaagaagtAGATTCTTTATCAAACTTTCTAGATAAACTGTggatgaaaagaatgtcTAGCGTTCAAAAGTCCTATTCTGCAGACCCAGCGTCTAATACTGACCCAAATTCTAGTTTAGGAACCTGCGAACTATGTAGGCAGCCTCTTGTAGATTTTCTACCAAAAAAGGAACGCAGTCAAAGTGTTGAAGCTGCTATTCCATTAAAAATGGGAGACTTGGAGTCTCGAATTTCAACGCTGGAAGGATTTGTAGGTGATGCAGAAGAACCCTTGAGTATGACAATTGAAAGCTGCTTGCAGAAACTACAAGCGTTTGAGAAGGATCCTTTGTTgtatgaaaacaaaatatcAACTTGGGATAAGATACAGAAGCGTTTGCCAAAGGCCGGTAATAATGATCATAAGCATGATGGCGATGAAGGCAATCCTTCATCGCTATCAAACCTTGCTCCCACTGGATTACTAGATGAGAAAGAGTACAATTTAGTTTCAGAGCTCCTTTTCGTTCATCTACAAGATGctgaaaaatatcaaacTCTAGTACCTGCTCTATTAAAACGATTGAAGTCTTTGCATTGCTTACATTTGGAGACAGCTGAAACAATGAACCGCTGGAAAAACCTTGAAAGCTTACTAGGATCCACAACCCATTCGTTGAATCAATGGACTCAACTATTAAAACATCTCGAAACGTCTTCGTTTCCTGAACAGAGCATGAACGAAATTCAAACAATTTCTAAACGCATATCTGACCTTGAAGAATTTTGCAAATAA
- a CDS encoding DNA polymerase alpha-associated DNA helicase A, translating to MSEEAWIEEYSEKELNFIEEIQKVEIEEAETLLKKYSLPTLQKNGIALVNLRISSIRTGFGGKTVIELERDPAFSNSDILPVNSFSPGDVVRLSQGGGKSDTRASKSVDKNKGTDPSTEGVITRVQEKSISIALNSEEDVPSLAEGLSIVKLANRTTYERMKDTMIEWKKNLPEYRMPLFYTLTGKREADTSLEEDMISELNFFNNELNDGQKEAVRFSLGVQELALIHGPPGTGKTHTLVEIIRQLVKKGKRVLVSGASNLSVDNIVDRISQYGIPMVRLGHPARLLPSVLNHSLDFLSRSGNCGEVINGISEDIDIELNKIRKTKSGKERREIYKHVRELRKDYRRYESQNVSECLRTSDIVFCTLHGAGSRQLRNEKFDVVIIDEASQALEPQCWIALLGAKKAILAGDHMQLSPNLQTKNPYFSMFERLLKIQGDKVKRFLNIQYRMHELINRFPSNTFYEGKLIPAPAVAKRLLMDLPYVEETELTDAPIYFYDTDGNYQEDGDKDMGTTLYQDSKSNKWEAQIVCHHVSELLSAGLKEEDMAIVTPYNAQVALIRSMLKLRGIEVEMGSVDRVQGREKEAIIFSLVRSNDFREVGFLAEKKRLNVAITRPKRQLCVVGDGNTVKWASDFFQRWMNFLEEEAVVMEVEPSIFE from the exons TTTAGTTAATCTTCGTATAAGTTCTATTCGAACGGGTTTTGGTGGAAAAAC GGTAATTGAATTAGAGAGAGATCCAGCTTTTAGTAATTCAGATATCTTACCCGTGAATTCGTTTTCTCCAGGAGATGTGGTGAGATTGAGCCAAGGAGGAGGGAAGTCAGATACTCGAGCTTCAAAATCTGTtgataaaaacaaaggaactGACCCTTCTACCGAAGGTGTTATAACACGAGTTCAAGAGAAAAGCATTTCAATTGCTCTCAACTCGGAAGAGGATGTTCCTTCATTAGCTGAGGGCTTGTCAAT AGTAAAACTCGCTAATCGCACAACTTATGAGCGAATGAAAGATACCATGATtgaatggaagaaaaacctGCCCGAATATCGGATGCCATTATTTTACACATTGACAGGAAAAAGGGAAGCCGATACTTCTCTTGAAGAAGATATGATTAGCGAActaaactttttcaataacGAACTTAATGATGgtcaaaaagaagcagtTCGTTTCTCTTTGGGTGTTCAGGAGTTAGCTCTTATTCATGGACCACCTGGAACCGGTAAAACTCATACACTGGTCGAAATTATTCGTCAACTTGTAAAGAAAGGGAAAAGAGTTTTGGTCAGTGGTGCCTCGAATTTGTCTGTTGACAATATCGTCGACCGCATTAGTCAATATGGAATACCGATGGTACGGTTAGGGCATCCTGCACGACTCTTGCCTAGTGTTTTAAATCATTCTCTGGATTTTTTGTCTAGAAGTGGGAATTGTGGAGAAGTTATTAATGGTATTAGCGAAGATATTGACATTGAACTCAACAAAATCAGAAAAACTAAGagtggaaaagaaagaagggaAATATATAAACATGTGAGAGAGCTTCGAAAAGATTATAGGCGTTATGAATCGCAAAACGTTTCAGAGTGTTTGAGGACAAGTGATATTGTCTTTTGCACGTTACATGGTGCCGGGTCGCGTCAAttaagaaatgaaaaatttgatgTGGTTATTATAGATGAAGCCTCACAGGCTTTAGAGCCGCAATGTTGGATTGCACTCTTAGGAGCGAAAAAGGCGATTTTAGCAGGAGACCATATGCAACTCTCACCGAatttgcaaacaaaaaacccTTATTTTTCTATGTTTGAGCGTTTGTTGAAAATACAAGGAGACAAAGTAAAACGCTTTTTGAATATCCAATATCGAATGCACGAGCTCATCAACAGGTTTCCTTCTAATACATTTTATGAGGGCAAGCTTATTCCGGCACCTGCGGTAGCGAAGCGTTTGCTAATGGATTTACCATATGTTGAAGAAACCGAGTTGACGGATGCGCCCATATACTTCTATGACACGGACGGTAATTATCAGGAAGATGGTGATAAAGACATGGGTACTACCTTGTACCAAGATAGTAAAAGTAACAAGTGGGAAGCGCAAATCGTGTGCCATCATGTTTCAGAGCTACTGAGTGCTGGACTTAAGGAAGAGGATATGGCCATTGTAACGCCATATAATGCTCAGGTTGCTTTAATCCGAAGCATGTTGAAGCTTCGAGGAATTGAAGTTGAAATGGGCAGTGTAGATCGAGTGCAAGGACGAGAAAAGGAAGCCATTATTTTTTCGCTGGTCAGAAGTAATGATTTCCGCGAAGTTGGCTTTCTGGCCGAAAAGAAGCGATTGAATGTCGCAATTACCCGACCAAAGCGACAATTATGTGTTGTTGGAGACGGAAATACTGTGAAGTGGGCCAGCgacttttttcaaagatggATGAATTTCctcgaagaagaagcagttGTAATGGAAGTTGAACCTTCCATATTTGAATAA